From Methanobacterium sp., a single genomic window includes:
- a CDS encoding shikimate kinase yields MKTVVKSPGSATVINAIATGYGSAFGIGRYVTAEVKLKSSKITCKSDKDVDTTLMELCVKKVLENFDVHTGVSVKTYSDLPVASGLSSSSATSNAVTLATVLAISKKYMPEYKLDKFEVLNMAIDASLDAGVTITGAFDDASASFFGGLTITDNMQRKILKSQDMEKQNILIYMPDKKSITAQSDIGRMKLLAPYVKLAFHEALKGDIYKALTLNGLLYCAALEFNPNIALDALSAGAVAAGLSGTGPSFVAITDDRFLDAVLNAWCQYKGNIMHVDVDNEGTKEIKY; encoded by the coding sequence TTGAAAACAGTTGTTAAATCCCCTGGTTCTGCAACAGTAATTAATGCAATAGCAACAGGATACGGTTCTGCATTTGGTATAGGGCGATATGTAACTGCAGAAGTCAAATTAAAATCATCTAAAATAACCTGTAAATCAGATAAAGACGTGGACACGACTTTAATGGAATTATGCGTAAAAAAAGTGCTTGAGAATTTTGATGTTCACACAGGTGTTAGTGTTAAAACATATTCTGACCTTCCGGTAGCATCTGGCCTTTCAAGTAGCAGCGCCACATCAAATGCAGTCACTTTAGCCACAGTATTGGCCATATCAAAAAAATATATGCCCGAATATAAATTAGATAAATTTGAAGTATTGAATATGGCAATTGACGCTTCTCTGGATGCAGGGGTAACAATTACTGGAGCATTTGACGATGCCAGTGCTTCATTTTTCGGAGGATTGACCATAACAGACAACATGCAGAGAAAAATTTTAAAGTCACAGGATATGGAAAAGCAAAACATATTAATATATATGCCCGATAAAAAATCTATAACTGCACAATCAGACATCGGTAGAATGAAACTTCTTGCTCCTTATGTCAAACTTGCATTCCATGAAGCTTTAAAGGGAGATATTTATAAAGCTCTCACATTAAATGGACTTTTGTATTGTGCAGCGCTTGAATTTAACCCTAACATTGCCCTCGACGCTTTGAGCGCCGGCGCAGTTGCAGCCGGATTATCTGGTACAGGACCTTCATTTGTAGCTATTACAGATGATAGATTTTTAGATGCGGTTTTAAATGCATGGTGTCAGTATAAAGGCAATATAATGCATGTTGATGTTGATAATGAAGGTACAAAGGAAATTAAGTATTAA